In one window of Candidatus Atribacteria bacterium DNA:
- a CDS encoding TRAP transporter small permease subunit: MKKLVQIINSISEFTGQVVKFLVVALIIVLCYEVISRYAFNRPTIWALETSKMLMGTFGACGWAYTYLYDGHVRVDVFYSKLSRTGRAWVDVILSIIFLFPICIILISAGTRWAVFSWKFGEKMVESSWLPPAAPFRTLLVFGFCLFTLQSLSKFIQDLYFLIRKRELL; encoded by the coding sequence ATGAAAAAGCTTGTACAAATTATTAATTCCATCAGTGAATTTACGGGACAAGTAGTTAAGTTTTTGGTGGTAGCATTAATCATAGTACTCTGCTATGAGGTCATCTCCAGATATGCTTTTAACCGACCTACAATTTGGGCATTAGAAACTTCCAAGATGCTTATGGGGACTTTTGGTGCTTGTGGGTGGGCTTATACCTATTTGTATGACGGGCATGTCAGGGTAGATGTTTTCTATTCAAAATTATCGCGCACAGGAAGAGCATGGGTTGATGTTATTTTGTCAATTATTTTTCTTTTTCCTATATGTATTATCCTTATCTCTGCAGGAACAAGATGGGCAGTATTTTCCTGGAAATTTGGTGAAAAAATGGTGGAAAGCAGCTGGCTGCCCCCGGCCGCGCCTTTTAGAACTTTATTAGTTTTTGGTTTCTGTCTTTTTACTTTGCAGAGTTTGTCTAAATTCATTCAAGATCTATACTTTTTAATTAGAAAGAGAGAGCTATTATGA
- a CDS encoding RidA family protein, which yields MKKEIIVTKNAPSAFGPFCQAMKAKGFIFTSGILPLDPSTGKKVEGGIEKETRQTLDNIRAILEAAGSSLNDVVKVTVYLTNMDDFKVVNEIYDQYFSEPYPARAAIEVSGLAKDAKVEIQATGIYDE from the coding sequence ATGAAAAAAGAAATTATTGTGACCAAAAATGCTCCGTCTGCTTTTGGGCCGTTTTGTCAGGCAATGAAGGCAAAGGGATTTATCTTTACTTCTGGTATTTTGCCCTTAGATCCTTCAACCGGTAAAAAGGTAGAGGGGGGTATCGAAAAGGAGACCAGGCAAACCTTAGATAACATTAGAGCTATTTTAGAGGCTGCCGGTTCTTCTTTAAATGATGTGGTAAAGGTGACCGTATACCTAACTAATATGGATGATTTTAAAGTGGTTAATGAAATTTATGATCAATATTTTTCCGAACCCTACCCCGCACGTGCAGCAATAGAAGTTAGTGGGCTGGCTAAGGATGCAAAAGTAGAAATTCAGGCAACCGGAATATACGATGAGTAA
- a CDS encoding TRAP transporter large permease subunit produces MDIVVSPEIVTIGMFGALLIGVLTGFPLALPIGGVGVITGFLLFGPNAFDLIYGRVYAIITDYGFMAVPLFVFMGNMLEKSGIAEKMYDAVHVWFGKFRGGLAITSVLIGTIMAACVGIIAASITMLTLVALPAMMKRHYDKGLATGAICAGGTLGILIPPSIMLIIYGPVAWISVGKLFMAAFMPGFLLSGLYMLYIGIRSYLQPSVAPSYDDEGNKLTFGQKSKMLITTLAPTALLILSVMGAIYLGVASPTEAAAVGAAVATLLTIVYGRFNWKVLKDVTLGTIKLTGMVLLIAGCSTAFVSVFLSAGGGGVVENFILSIPGGRWMAFALIMFVCFILGMFIDWIGIIFVMVPILAPIVPRLGFDPLWFAMMIIVNLQMSFLTPPFAYAIFFLKGAAAPELGIKTSDVIRGVIPFVILMAIGLLLMIAFPQIILWLPSTM; encoded by the coding sequence ATAGATATTGTAGTAAGTCCTGAAATTGTTACCATTGGGATGTTCGGAGCCCTTTTAATTGGTGTGCTTACCGGTTTTCCCTTGGCTCTTCCTATTGGTGGTGTCGGTGTAATCACCGGGTTTTTATTATTTGGTCCTAATGCTTTTGATTTAATCTACGGTCGTGTTTATGCCATAATTACCGATTATGGGTTTATGGCTGTTCCCTTATTTGTGTTTATGGGGAACATGTTAGAAAAATCCGGCATTGCTGAAAAAATGTATGATGCCGTACATGTCTGGTTTGGTAAATTTAGAGGAGGATTAGCGATTACAAGTGTATTAATTGGTACTATTATGGCAGCATGTGTGGGTATCATTGCTGCCTCCATTACCATGTTAACCTTGGTTGCCCTACCGGCAATGATGAAACGTCATTATGATAAAGGCTTGGCTACTGGGGCGATCTGTGCTGGAGGTACACTGGGCATTTTAATTCCACCCAGCATTATGCTTATTATTTATGGACCGGTAGCTTGGATTTCGGTAGGGAAGTTATTTATGGCTGCCTTCATGCCTGGCTTTCTCCTTTCCGGACTATATATGCTCTACATCGGTATTCGATCTTACCTTCAACCGTCAGTGGCTCCTTCATATGACGATGAAGGTAACAAGCTAACTTTTGGCCAAAAAAGTAAGATGTTAATTACCACCCTGGCACCAACTGCTTTGCTTATCTTGTCCGTCATGGGCGCCATTTATCTTGGTGTGGCGTCTCCCACCGAGGCTGCTGCGGTGGGCGCTGCGGTGGCAACACTTTTAACTATTGTTTATGGCCGTTTTAACTGGAAAGTGCTGAAAGACGTTACGCTGGGGACAATCAAATTAACCGGCATGGTACTATTAATTGCCGGTTGTTCCACTGCTTTTGTGAGTGTATTTTTGAGTGCCGGTGGTGGCGGTGTAGTGGAGAATTTTATTCTTTCTATTCCCGGTGGGCGTTGGATGGCTTTCGCTCTTATTATGTTCGTATGTTTTATTTTGGGTATGTTTATTGACTGGATTGGCATTATTTTCGTCATGGTACCTATATTAGCTCCTATTGTTCCTCGGTTGGGATTTGACCCTTTATGGTTTGCTATGATGATTATTGTGAATCTTCAGATGTCCTTTTTAACACCACCTTTTGCTTATGCTATCTTTTTCCTTAAAGGTGCAGCTGCACCGGAATTAGGCATTAAAACAAGTGATGTCATACGCGGAGTGATACCTTTTGTTATTTTAATGGCGATCGGGCTGCTTTTAATGATTGCTTTTCCTCAGATCATTCTCTGGTTACCAAGCACAATGTAG